A region from the Aegilops tauschii subsp. strangulata cultivar AL8/78 chromosome 5, Aet v6.0, whole genome shotgun sequence genome encodes:
- the LOC109780424 gene encoding uncharacterized protein isoform X4, whose protein sequence is MIDNNTTVCALFWNNQFHVVSQLHGTLLLLQNNADQVDKPIVWKHFNDVLDSSWTQGNDYVAKSVDFKGCRRFIIYPNMTGSSALVALCNAILLRGDVDLSKILDCNLSLNLGHLHQVVFGASKTKSYTMRPEEWVVAVGCLHQPVDVKMNFKSIRNIKITKDFEIFENFGFDLYHGFIADPEDLNLCNAIGERYYDCTTESPPSHLKVEDHRELLDKFLKDHDTELTPHGLQSLQEELSETNIHVIFWNKQFHTAIKCNNRIFVLDPSLSSFDAGKIWRSLDSVDGAGETLASVSYPKSGEHKCISPDCLLAFNSPFNLRRHNYVHHTSSGSKELDILQHRTEFSNCWDSLSSEESGEILSLKDMKFKKLEGKLIVRILEQRSSEGDSVAMTLLGIRSRLMEGEKITSAVLFAVLDEASEKTLLSSDIRNCEEGRIWDGSPSGIMTDMNSLLACYSYLLEKALVNKWLQHKDALANKVGEDLIAAEKAEKSRGKKKANDQNKQGNHSSTRNHSSTSTGQRDDQSLEGTGEDTRDNDKQGELDISSHPTGNHSSTSTGQRDDQPLEGTAEDPRDNRVQSSQSLKHPEDDTIGNLYDLVLEFLKRFRNNEPKKFYRGIIEAIKYMNNLHMHILFSHIEEYSPELAAYIIDHYHDSDRVKADISRAAAQYLIEHNIGKSEQEIREGISVMIVGLPSPTSNMSFKKYARLNKLIRPFKLPKKFRRLFSPRWKGRLYLMTYAGRKAARGLLNYILETHKEKLCWRGEWKLSDMRIKDGLFRIDKQALYDADVDGMAEDFKKYIELLNPYYVVVEQSSSNSPPYWEILQTDTMVIPDPSKDPKAFRRFL, encoded by the exons ATGATAGATAATAATACAACTGTATGTGCTCTGTTCTGGAATAATCAGTTTCACGTGGTGTCGCAG CTACATGGAACTTTGCTTCTGTTACAAAATAATGCAGATCAGGTTGACAAGCCTATTGTATGGAAGCATTTCAATGAT GTTTTGGACAGCTCATGGACACAAGGGAATGACTATGTCGCAAAATCTGTGGATTTTAAAGGCTGCCGGAGGTTCATTATTTATCCTAATATGACTGGCTCATCCGCGCTGGTAGCACTAT GCAATGCCATACTTCTAAGAGGCGATGTGGACCTGAGTAAAATACTCGATTGTAACTTGAGTCTAAATCTTGGCCATCTTCATCAAGTTGTTTTTGGGGCCTCCAAG ACTAAATCCTATACCATGAGGCCAGAAGAATGGGTTGTAGCAGTAGGATGCCTTCATCAACCTGTCGATGTTAAAATGAACTTCAAAAG CATCCGTAACATAAAAATCACGAAAGACTTTGAGATTTTTGAGAACTTTGGCTTTGATTTATACCATGGTTTCATCGCTGACCCGGAG GATCTCAATCTTTGCAATGCAATTGGAGAAAGGTATTATGATTGTACAACTGAGAGCCCACCTTCTCATTTGAAGGTAGAAGATCATA GAGAGTTACTTGATAAGTTCCTAAAAGATCATGATACCGAACTAACACCTCATGG TTTGCAAAGTTTACAAGAGGAATTGTCTGAAACAAATATCCATGTTATATTCTGGAACAAACAGTTCCATACTGCTATCAAG TGCAATAACCGCATCTTTGTTTTGGATCCAAGTTTGAGTTCATTTGATGCTGGCAAAATATGGAGAAGTTTAGACAGT GTGGATGGTGCCGGAGAAACTTTGGCCAGTGTTTCCTACCCT AAGTCAGGCGAACATAAATGCATCAGTCCAGATTGTCTATTGGCATTTAACTCACCATTTAATCTTCGACGGCATAATTATGTTCATCATACAAGTTCTGGCAGCAAAGAATTG GACATTTTGCAACACAGAACTGAATTTAGTAATTGTTGGGATAGT CTCTCATCTGAAGAGTCTGGGGAGATATTGTCTTTAAAGGATATGAAATTTAAG AAACTTGAGGGAAAACTCATTGTGCGAATATTAGAACAGCGATCTTCTGAAGGGGACAGTGTTGCTATGACGTTGTTG GGCATTAGGAGTCGTTTAATGGAAGGAGAAAAGATAACGTCAGCAGTTCTGTTTGCTGTTCTCGATGAAGCCAGCGAGAAAACTTTGTTAAGCTCTGATATTCGTAATTGTGAAGAGGGAAGAATATGGGACGGCAGTCCGAGTGGCATCATGACTGACATGAACTCATTGCTTGCGTGTTACAGCTACTTGCTTGAGAAAGCATTG GTGAACAAATGGTTACAACACAAGGATGCACTAGCAAATAAAGTTGGGGAAGATCTTATTGCCGCGGAGAAAGCGGAGAAAAG TAGGGGAAAGAAAAAGGCCAACGACCAAAACAAACAGGGAAATCATAGTTCTACCAGAAATCATAGTTCTACTTCTACTGGCCAACGTGATGACCAATCTTTAGAAGGCACTGGAGAGGATACAAGAGATAACGACAAACAGGGAGAGCTAGATATTTCTTCTCATCCTACCGGAAATCATAGTTCTACTTCTACTGGCCAACGTGATGACCAACCTTTAGAAGGCACTGCAGAGGATCCAAGAGATAACAG GGTTCAAAGTAGCCAATCGTTAAAACATCCTGAAGACGACACCATTGGCAATCTGTATGATTTGGTTCTTGAATTCCTCAAGAG GTTTAGGAACAACGAACCCAAAAAATTCTACAGAGGCATAATTGAAGCGATTAAATATATGAACAATTTGCATATGCACATTCTTTTTTCGCACATTGAAGAATATTCTCCAGAACTTGCTGCATATATTATTGATCATTATCATGACAGTGACAG GGTTAAAGCTGATATATCACGTGCTGCTGCTCAATACCTCATCGAACATAATATCGGAAAATCTGAGCAAGAGATACGTGAGGGTATATCTGTGATGATTGTGGGTCTGCCCTCACCAACCAG TAACATGTCTTTTAAGAAATATGCTAGGCTAAACAAGTTGATAAGGCCTTTTAAACTTCCAAAGAAGTTTCGTCGACTTTTTTCACCTCGTTGGAAAGGAAGATTGTACTTGATGACATATGCTGGTAGAAAAGCTGCTCGTGGGTTATTGAACTACATCCTTGAGACGCACAAGGAAAAACTCTGTTGGAGAGGTGAATGGAAATTGTCTGACATGCGAATCAAAGATGGATTGTTTCGTATTGACAAACAAGCATTGTATGATGCGGATGTCGATGGGATGGCTGAAGATTTTAAAAAGTACATTGAACTCCTGAATCCTTACTATGTTGTAGTTGAACAATCCTCCTCCAATAGTCCACCATATTGGGAAATTCTTCAAACTGACACCATGGTGATACCAGATCCGTCTAAGGACCCAAAGGCATTTCGCAGATTTCTTTAG